A region from the Campylobacter subantarcticus LMG 24377 genome encodes:
- a CDS encoding multidrug efflux system CmeABC, outer membrane lipoprotein CmeC has translation MHKLIVIVSCFLITACSLKPNLEIKDVNYTKSLDQNISINKQWWKAFDDNYLNTLIDQALKNNNDLQIAYMNLQKAYEALGIARSDLLPKLDGSASGARAKTSINAPSNKNNDFVYGNDFNMGLNLSYEVDLWGKYRNSYGASKAKLQASEFDYESARLSLISNAVKTYFNLASLSEQVKILEETTQSYQKTYKLKLEHFKLGVISEYELNKFKAELENSKVLLTNAKIQKEANTKALKILTSNNIDDILYNSIEYKKIGQYELSIPEGIGSEILLQRPDVQASLKILEEKNYMIGVARTAFLPNLSLTGLLGFQSNDLDLLVKHGSNTWNIAGNFAMPIFHWGEIMNNVNIAKLTKDEAFLQYENTLKTAFGEIRLALFNRQSYYENEQNYKNLFLAQSKIYEISTLRYENGVINLADFLQDQRNYLNAKLSYTNSTYELANSIVDVMKAFGGGFNTKEESRENVKAMEKNLKENFYNN, from the coding sequence ATGCATAAATTAATAGTAATAGTAAGTTGTTTTTTGATAACAGCTTGCAGTTTAAAACCAAATTTAGAAATCAAAGATGTAAATTACACTAAAAGTTTAGATCAAAACATTAGCATTAATAAACAATGGTGGAAAGCTTTTGATGATAATTATTTAAATACCTTAATCGATCAAGCTTTAAAAAATAACAATGATTTGCAAATTGCATATATGAATTTACAAAAAGCTTATGAAGCTTTAGGTATAGCAAGAAGTGATTTGCTTCCTAAGCTTGATGGAAGTGCTAGCGGAGCAAGAGCAAAAACTAGCATTAATGCTCCAAGTAACAAAAATAATGATTTTGTCTATGGTAACGATTTTAATATGGGTTTAAATTTAAGCTATGAAGTAGATTTATGGGGAAAATATAGAAATAGCTATGGTGCTTCAAAAGCAAAATTACAGGCTAGCGAGTTTGATTATGAAAGTGCAAGATTGAGTTTAATCTCTAATGCAGTAAAAACTTATTTTAATCTAGCAAGCTTAAGCGAGCAAGTAAAAATTTTAGAAGAAACAACCCAAAGTTATCAAAAAACTTATAAGTTAAAATTAGAACATTTTAAACTTGGAGTAATTAGTGAGTACGAACTTAATAAATTTAAAGCTGAGCTTGAAAATTCAAAAGTTCTACTTACAAATGCTAAAATTCAAAAAGAAGCTAACACTAAAGCCTTAAAAATCTTAACTTCAAATAATATTGATGACATACTTTATAATAGCATAGAATATAAAAAAATAGGACAATACGAACTTAGCATACCTGAAGGTATTGGCAGTGAAATTTTACTTCAAAGACCTGATGTACAAGCTAGTTTAAAAATTTTAGAAGAAAAAAACTATATGATTGGTGTAGCTAGAACTGCATTTTTACCAAACCTTTCTTTAACAGGACTTTTGGGTTTTCAAAGTAATGACTTAGATCTTTTAGTTAAGCATGGAAGCAATACTTGGAATATAGCTGGAAATTTTGCAATGCCGATTTTTCATTGGGGTGAGATTATGAATAATGTTAATATTGCAAAACTTACCAAAGATGAAGCATTTTTACAATATGAAAATACCTTAAAAACAGCCTTTGGAGAGATAAGACTTGCTTTATTTAACCGTCAAAGCTATTATGAAAATGAGCAAAATTACAAAAATTTATTTCTAGCTCAAAGTAAAATTTATGAAATTTCTACCTTAAGATATGAAAATGGTGTGATTAACTTGGCTGATTTTTTACAAGACCAAAGAAATTACTTAAATGCTAAACTTTCTTATACTAACTCAACTTATGAGCTTGCAAATTCCATCGTAGATGTTATGAAAGCTTTTGGTGGAGGATTTAATACTAAAGAAGAGTCAAGAGAAAATGTCAAAGCTATGGAAAAAAACTTAAAAGAAAACTTTTACAACAACTAA
- a CDS encoding mini-MOMP protein, which yields MKNIFIAFFVFLLGLISVSNSAPLDEIFQDVNVSGSMRYRFEHNSPKDRGNNNFNQRIQIQMH from the coding sequence ATGAAAAATATTTTTATAGCATTTTTTGTATTTTTACTAGGACTTATAAGCGTGTCAAATTCTGCGCCTTTAGATGAAATTTTCCAAGATGTTAATGTTTCAGGTAGCATGCGTTATCGTTTTGAGCATAATAGTCCAAAAGATAGAGGAAATAATAATTTTAATCAAAGAATTCAAATTCAAATGCATTAA
- a CDS encoding coproporphyrinogen III oxidase family protein, which yields MNFLQNLALSYSHKAMQKSLENGFEVKLLKEGQEKKVNEKKTYMLYAHIPFCHTFCPYCSFHKYYYNEDLAKRYFESLREEIKQIKDKGFDFNSMYVGGGTTLINEEELVKTLELCKKLFNIKEISCETDPNHIDPKKLEMFKGLIDRLSCGIQSFNDDTLKKVARYHKFGSSKELQEKLSKAIGVLPIMSIDLIFNFPSQTKEQLLNDLEIAKSLKPQQITTYPLMKSNLTKDNIAKTLGVSFKDNEFEFYKIIIDFFKDYERNNAWSFSLEKSSFNDEYVSSHHEYLGVGSGAFSFLDGELLINAFNLNDYSKLIKEKQNANIAKADFGRKEIIKYVFLTEMFAGKIEIDKFNKTLECNLEKDLFIELLGLKLSKAIKKENNILYTSEFGRYLFMVLMKDFYTGMDLVRAVFRDDKRLQDKKRINIMQENVDPLDFKSMEFKG from the coding sequence ATGAATTTTTTACAAAACTTAGCTCTTTCTTACTCACACAAAGCTATGCAAAAATCTTTAGAAAATGGTTTTGAGGTGAAACTTTTAAAAGAAGGACAAGAGAAAAAAGTAAATGAGAAAAAAACTTATATGCTTTATGCTCATATACCATTTTGTCATACTTTTTGTCCATATTGTAGTTTTCATAAGTATTATTATAATGAAGATTTAGCAAAGAGATATTTTGAAAGTTTAAGAGAAGAAATCAAGCAAATTAAAGATAAGGGATTTGATTTTAATTCTATGTATGTAGGTGGTGGCACCACCTTAATTAACGAAGAAGAGCTTGTTAAAACCTTAGAGCTTTGCAAAAAATTATTTAACATCAAAGAAATTTCTTGCGAAACCGATCCCAATCATATTGACCCTAAAAAGTTAGAAATGTTTAAAGGACTGATAGATCGCTTAAGCTGTGGTATACAAAGTTTTAATGATGATACTTTAAAAAAAGTAGCAAGGTATCATAAATTTGGCTCTAGCAAAGAACTTCAAGAAAAGCTTTCTAAAGCCATAGGAGTGCTTCCTATCATGAGTATTGATTTGATTTTTAATTTTCCTTCCCAAACTAAGGAACAATTACTCAATGATTTAGAAATAGCCAAAAGCCTAAAACCTCAACAAATCACAACCTATCCTCTAATGAAGTCAAACCTCACAAAAGATAACATTGCAAAAACTCTAGGAGTAAGTTTTAAAGATAATGAATTTGAATTTTATAAAATCATTATAGATTTTTTCAAAGATTATGAAAGAAATAATGCATGGTCATTTTCTTTAGAAAAAAGTAGCTTTAATGATGAGTATGTAAGTAGCCATCATGAGTATTTAGGCGTAGGAAGTGGGGCTTTTAGCTTTTTAGATGGAGAGCTTTTAATCAATGCTTTTAATTTAAATGATTATTCTAAACTCATCAAAGAAAAGCAAAATGCAAATATTGCTAAAGCTGATTTTGGCAGAAAAGAAATCATCAAGTATGTCTTTTTAACCGAAATGTTTGCCGGTAAAATCGAGATCGATAAATTTAATAAAACCTTAGAATGCAACCTAGAAAAAGATCTTTTTATAGAGCTTTTAGGTCTTAAACTAAGCAAGGCTATAAAAAAAGAAAACAACATTTTATACACAAGTGAATTTGGGCGTTATTTATTTATGGTTTTGATGAAAGATTTTTATACGGGTATGGATTTAGTGCGTGCGGTTTTTAGAGATGATAAACGTCTACAAGATAAAAAACGCATTAACATCATGCAAGAAAATGTCGATCCGCTTGATTTTAAAAGTATGGAGTTTAAAGGGTAA
- the hemJ gene encoding protoporphyrinogen oxidase HemJ, with translation MLDFLTDWYLWIKMVHYLAFVSWMAGLFYLPRLFVYHVEHKDNKGFVDVVKIQERKLYFYIQTPAMVVTLITGSLMLHANKALMVGSGFMHAKLTCALLLIIYHVQNYYYLKQLQNDKCQRSGKFFRAYNEVPTVLFIIIAIMMIIRPF, from the coding sequence ATGTTAGATTTTTTAACTGACTGGTATTTGTGGATTAAAATGGTGCATTATTTAGCTTTTGTTTCGTGGATGGCGGGTTTGTTTTATTTGCCAAGACTTTTTGTCTATCATGTCGAACATAAAGACAATAAAGGCTTTGTAGATGTAGTAAAAATTCAAGAAAGAAAATTGTATTTTTACATTCAAACTCCTGCGATGGTGGTGACTTTGATCACGGGTAGTTTAATGCTTCATGCTAATAAAGCTTTGATGGTTGGTTCAGGTTTTATGCATGCTAAATTAACCTGTGCATTGCTTTTGATCATTTATCATGTGCAAAATTATTATTATTTAAAACAACTTCAAAATGATAAATGTCAAAGAAGTGGAAAATTCTTTAGAGCATACAATGAAGTACCAACGGTGTTGTTTATCATCATTGCTATCATGATGATAATAAGACCATTTTAG
- the lspA gene encoding signal peptidase II, translated as MHKNLSLKFCFVFALVFILDQASKYVFLQGLEYKGEFFDLVLTYNTGVAFSMFAFLGEYLKYIQLVFILALSVYLLYQKEFLKTHLIAFAIMLSAGCSNLLDRFVHIGVVDFVFWHKWFEFAVFNFADVMINISVVLILIKEIFNKKGEKQSC; from the coding sequence ATGCATAAAAATTTGTCTTTAAAATTTTGTTTTGTTTTTGCTTTGGTTTTTATACTAGATCAAGCAAGCAAGTATGTATTTTTACAAGGACTTGAATATAAGGGCGAATTTTTTGACTTGGTTTTAACCTACAATACAGGTGTGGCTTTTTCGATGTTTGCCTTTTTAGGAGAGTATTTAAAATACATACAACTTGTTTTTATACTAGCTTTATCGGTGTATTTGCTTTACCAAAAAGAATTTTTAAAAACCCATTTAATCGCTTTTGCGATCATGCTTTCTGCTGGATGCTCAAATTTACTTGATCGCTTTGTGCATATAGGTGTGGTGGATTTTGTGTTTTGGCATAAGTGGTTTGAATTTGCTGTATTTAACTTTGCTGATGTGATGATAAATATTAGCGTGGTCTTAATTTTAATCAAAGAAATCTTTAATAAAAAAGGAGAAAAACAATCATGTTAG